One Chitinophagales bacterium genomic window carries:
- a CDS encoding membrane protein codes for MKKSIFIFLLPALLLTEAKAQRFVYVDTDYILDNIPDFHAAQKKIDDIAEEWRQEINQKYEEIEKLYKAYQAEQILMPEEVKIRKQQEIEEKEKAVRELQKQRFGFEGDLFKKKQELIKPIQDRVYNEIQKMATEKAYDFVFDKAGGPYMLFSSPKYDKSDEIIRSLGYTPSSGKSLQKE; via the coding sequence ATGAAAAAAAGCATCTTTATATTCCTGCTGCCGGCTCTCCTGCTGACTGAAGCAAAGGCTCAGCGTTTTGTGTATGTAGATACCGACTATATTCTGGATAATATACCTGACTTTCATGCTGCTCAGAAAAAGATAGATGATATAGCCGAAGAGTGGCGCCAGGAGATCAACCAGAAATATGAGGAAATAGAAAAACTGTACAAAGCTTATCAGGCCGAGCAGATTTTGATGCCTGAAGAGGTCAAAATCAGAAAACAACAGGAAATAGAAGAAAAAGAAAAAGCCGTTCGCGAGCTGCAAAAACAAAGGTTTGGTTTTGAAGGAGACCTGTTTAAAAAGAAACAGGAGCTCATAAAACCTATACAGGATAGGGTTTACAATGAAATACAAAAGATGGCCACCGAAAAGGCCTACGATTTTGTTTTTGACAAAGCCGGTGGGCCGTATATGCTCTTTTCCAGTCCCAAATATGATAAGAGCGATGAGATTATCCGGTCGCTGGGCTATACTCCTTCGTCAGGCAAAAGTCTTCAAAAGGAATAA